The genomic window TCCATCCTTCATTGAGATAGAAAAGTTGAGTTACATGTTTACGCGGGATATCTGTATGAGGACGGTTCCAGAACCCTAAATCATGTCGTGTTAAATAAATTGTTAGTGAATGGTTTTTCAAATCCAAATTAGTAAGATGCTCCATCGCCTCTCGATAATCAGGAGTGAGAAGTTGTTCAATTAATTTTTGCCAACTAAGACTCAGATCGCTGATATTTTGTAGACCTTTGTACTTACTTTCATCCAGAATGCAGCGTGCAAAAAACCTGTAGTCATCATATGTATATTCCGGGTATCCATCTGGCTCAAAGTCTCTAGCATGATATTCTTTATAGTTTGTAGTCGGAAAACTATTTGCTAGTTCAGATTGTACTGAAGTGTCAAGCAAGTTTTCAAATACAATCCATTTATAAGGAATTGACTGCATAGTTGCATTACTAATTGCACTCAAGTTCAACATGATGTCTCCTAAAAAACTTTCAAATAGTCTATTGCTGTTTAACTAAATATTGCTCCAAATCGTCTATCATGCGATTGGCTGCAAGGGGACCATACTGAACCCAATAAAACCCCACCTCATGAACTTTTTCCTGTTGGACAACTTTCAACTTTGACCACAACGGTTCTGCTTTCAGTTGCTCAAGCATTGGGTGTAAATCCCTTGTGCCCAGTACGTCTTCTGATACTAGAAATAAAATATCCCCATCTAACTCATTCAAAAGTTCCTCTGATAAAGCATAGGCAGCAGGGCCACCCCCTAGACTTAGGGTTGCTTGACTATCCAAAGCTTGAGAGTAAGGACGTGCAACACCCGCATCTTTAAGAATAACTCCTGAAAAACTTGCCTTTGCCCACAGCCAAAGTGCATCAGTACGCAATTCGGCAACCGAGACTAAAGTTGTATTCAGGCGATCGCCCATTTTTGCTTTAAACTGTTTTAAACGTGCATAATAATTATCCATTACCTGCTGGGCTGTTTTAGTTTTACCCAGAACACTGGCTGTGAAAGCAAAAGATTCTTTCCAAGCTCCACTGGCTCCAGGAGGAGCCAAAACAGTGGGTGCAATGTGTGATAACAGTGGATAAATATCTTGATGAAAATGCATACCAAGAATTAGGTCTGGTTTGAGAAACAAGACTTTTTCTATACTAGGAGACAGCCAATCTACATCTTCAATACCTGATAGCGGGCCTACTAACCGCTGCAATTGTGAGACAAATAACTTTGGGGCAGCTATAGGTTTGATCCCCAACGCCAAAGCATTTTCTAAAGAACCACCACTAAGCATAACAACTCGCTGAGGATGAGCAGGAACTATTGTCTTACCCATTAAGTGCTGAACTACTCGAACCTGACTTAAAGAAGAAACACTCTTGAAATGGGTAACTTTTGGGTAATTAAAAAAGAAACAACCGTTTAGCCACACTACCACAGCAAGCAACCCTAAAAGGGGCAGGGATATGACAAAACACTTGGCTAACCAATGAGTTGTTCTCATTAAAGTTCCCACTTCACTGACAACTCTGCTGTATACGGACGACCAGGAATAATTCTTTGCAGATAGTCAAAGCTTGCTTCATAATATCGAACATTAAATATGTTATTCAAGTTGAGTCCAATGCTAAAGTTGTTATTCCGATAGTACAGAGCTGCATCGGTGAGAAAGTAGCTTGGGATCGTATATATATTCAAATTATCTGGCTTATTATCTCCAACGTAGTTAAAGCCAATTCCACCTCCGAAACCTTTGAGAGAGCCAGTACCAAAGGTGTAAGTTGTCCACAAACTAGCGACATGAGCTGGTACTCCTTCTACTCGATTCCCGACTGGAATATCATTGTCTTTGGTAACGCGTGCATCTGTATAACCGTAAAAGCCAATCACATTCCAACCGGGTTGAGTTTAACCATTGAGTTTTACCCACTTGACAAGACTCTATTTTTCTTAACTTGACACCAATGCTAAAACTCCCACGAAATTGTGCCCAAGACCGTTAACGGCGCACCGGGATAGATAGTATCTCTTCCCTGGCTACTTTCGTAATATCTCTCATCAAAAAGATTCTTGATATTGATTGCAGCCTTCCAGTTATTGCGTTTGTAATAAAGTGCTGCATCCGTGCGGAAGTAGCTGGGCAACACAAAACTGTTATCTAAATCGCCCTGTCTATCGCCCACATAATACAGTCCCAATCCAAATCCCAAACCTTGTAAACTCCCACGTTGGATTTCATAGGTTGTCCACAGACTAACAGTATTCTTAGCAACGCTTTCCAACAAATTCCCAACTGCATAGTCATTGTCTTTGGTGATTTGGGCATCGGTATAAGCGTAAGAGGCAATAATTTTCCAACCAGTCAGAATTTCGCCTGCAACATCAAGTTCAACGCCTCGACTACGTTGCTCTCCGACTTGAATGGAAAAATCAAGATTGTTGGGATCGGTGGTCAGGACGTTAGTTTTTGTAATCTGGTAAGCAGCCAGGGTTGCAGACAGTCGGTTACTCAAATCGGCTTTAACACCCACCTCGTATTGTGTACCTTGGGCAGGATCAAATGTAGAACCATTGACTGAAGTACCAATGTTAGGAACGAAAGAACTGCTGTAGCTAGCGTAGAGAGAAATTGGCGGTATCGGCTGGTAGACAAGACCAACCCGAGGGCTAAAGGCTTGGTCAGATTGACTGATGCTAGTTGAGGCAAGTAAATTGTCATTTTTCTGCTCAGTAAAATCGAAACGCCCTCCGACTAGCAGCTTCAAATTATCCAGTAGGGTAATCTGATCTTGCAGGTAAATTCCTAATCTATCAGTGCGAATTTGTCTATTAACAAAAGTTGTTAAAGGATTGGTAGGGATAACGCTGTTATTCACCGGACTAAAAATATCGATAGGTGACAAAATACCTCTGCTAAAAATCAGCGGACCTTCGCTTCGGTTTAGCTCTATTCCCAAAAGCGGTTGGTGGATAATTGACCCGGTTGCAAACTTTCCTATGACCTCTGTTTGGAGACTGTAGTTGTCAGTTTCAAATTTACCATTTGTAAAATTCCTATCCAAAAACCGATCGTCGATCAAGTCCCCTGGCTCTGCACGGAAATCATTTACCTTGTTTATAGTAATGGAAAGGGCATTGCGAAGCTGCCAATTTTTACTAAACTGATGTTCTAATCTGTAGCCAGCTCTGTAAGCTGTGGTTTTTGAATCATTTTCTCCTGGAACCCCTAAGAAGCGACTAATCGGAATTGGGGCAGGTCTGTTACCAATAGCGACGATGCCTCGATCAAATTGGGTATTATTGTTTAAATACTCAAAATCAAGGTTTAATGTTGTGTTGGTGTCGATTTTCCAGGTTAGAGATGGTGCGATGAAGATACGTTCGGTGTCAACAAAGTCACGAAAACTCCCGGAGTTTTGGTAAGCAACATTCAAGCGATATAACAGAGTTTTGTCTGCATTCAGTGGACCAGAGATATCGAATGTGGGACGATAAAAACCGTAGCTTCCTGCGGTGAAGTCAGCAGCGTAATAAGGTTCACTCAGCGGCTGCTTCGTAACAAGGTTAATAATCCCACCCGGTTCAGCTTCACCGAAAAGCACTGAGGCTGGTCCCTTGAGTACATCTACCTGTTCCAAGTTTGCTATTTCTGATAATGTGAAGAAATCGGCATCGCGGAATCCATTTCTAAAATTTCCATCCTGCTCAAAACCACGAATGATATAGCGAGCAGCTCCTGTACCCCCGTAGTTGCCTGCTTGTGTCACGCCGCTGACGTTTTGCAGTGCATCCTGTAGCCGCACTGCTTTTTGGTCTTGTAACACCTGTCGGGGCACTATTTGAATTGAGGCAGGAATGTCACGCAGGGGTGTATCGGTTTTGGTGGCAGTAGAGGCATCTGGTACACGGTATCCATCCTGCTCGCCCGTCACCACTAACTCAATCGGTTTATTACCACTAGCTGATGGTTGAGATGGTTTTTGTTCTGGCGTTGTTGTTGGTTGTTGAGCAGTAGAAGTACTAGGAGTCACTCCAAAAACTAAACCTTCTTTTGTACTATCAAACAACTCCACCGCAGGCGCAAAAGCTTCCCCAGTCACCGTTACCCGCAAGGTGTTCGCATCTACATTTGCAACTGTTACTTCTGCAATTCCGGCTACTGGCTTTTCTTGTCTAAAATCCCCACTTCTTAGTTGCAACTTGGCATTAGGGATATCTGCAATGTAGGAATTACCCTCAGTCTTTGGTAAAATTTGTAACTTAAGAGAATTAGCTGTGACTAAAATTAACTCTATTCCTTTATCAGTAGAGTTAACCTTCACATCCGTAACTAATACCACATCTGTAGCTGCTTGACTAAGTTCAAGAAGTTTGTTCTGCTCTCTGGGTACTCTCCATAAATATGAAGCATTAGTTTTAGGAAGTTCTAGCTGATTCAATCTTTGAATTTCTTTGAAGACTTCATCTGAACGCACTAAAGTTTTTTTGACTAACGCTTGTTGAGAATATGCTGGATTGGCTAAAGTAAGAGAAATAACAGATATTAACCAGCAAACAGCAGTATATTGTAGTTTAATGAACATTTTACATCCACTCCTCAATGGGTACTAAGTGTTGAAATTGGCAATTAAGTATAATTTCCTTATCAGCCCCTAGTTCCCAAGTACTGTTACTAATTAAGTTGGTGAAAAAAATGTATTTATACCAACCTAATTATTGTAAAAATATACAACTTTTCAATATTTGCGTCTTATTCGAGCCGGAATTTTTTTATTCCATCCGGAATTTTTATTTCTGGCAGGACTTAGGAGTTACCCCAAACTTCTTACGAAAAGCATTACTAAATGAAGGTAGGCTAGCATAGCCTACTGTCTGTGCAACTTCTGTGACTTTCATATTTCCTTCAATAAGCAGCTTATA from Nostoc sp. UHCC 0926 includes these protein-coding regions:
- a CDS encoding 2OG-Fe(II) oxygenase; this encodes MLNLSAISNATMQSIPYKWIVFENLLDTSVQSELANSFPTTNYKEYHARDFEPDGYPEYTYDDYRFFARCILDESKYKGLQNISDLSLSWQKLIEQLLTPDYREAMEHLTNLDLKNHSLTIYLTRHDLGFWNRPHTDIPRKHVTQLFYLNEGWNPEWGGHFRVLKDNQTTSVVKEVPPLSQYSVAIVRCDRSWHMVSPISLNATQHRLHLQTCFWLPES
- a CDS encoding ABC transporter substrate-binding protein codes for the protein MRTTHWLAKCFVISLPLLGLLAVVVWLNGCFFFNYPKVTHFKSVSSLSQVRVVQHLMGKTIVPAHPQRVVMLSGGSLENALALGIKPIAAPKLFVSQLQRLVGPLSGIEDVDWLSPSIEKVLFLKPDLILGMHFHQDIYPLLSHIAPTVLAPPGASGAWKESFAFTASVLGKTKTAQQVMDNYYARLKQFKAKMGDRLNTTLVSVAELRTDALWLWAKASFSGVILKDAGVARPYSQALDSQATLSLGGGPAAYALSEELLNELDGDILFLVSEDVLGTRDLHPMLEQLKAEPLWSKLKVVQQEKVHEVGFYWVQYGPLAANRMIDDLEQYLVKQQ
- a CDS encoding TonB-dependent receptor domain-containing protein — encoded protein: MIGFYGYTDARVTKDNDIPVGNRVEGVPAHVASLWTTYTFGTGSLKGFGGGIGFNYVGDNKPDNLNIYTIPSYFLTDAALYYRNNNFSIGLNLNNIFNVRYYEASFDYLQRIIPGRPYTAELSVKWEL
- a CDS encoding TonB-dependent siderophore receptor: MFIKLQYTAVCWLISVISLTLANPAYSQQALVKKTLVRSDEVFKEIQRLNQLELPKTNASYLWRVPREQNKLLELSQAATDVVLVTDVKVNSTDKGIELILVTANSLKLQILPKTEGNSYIADIPNAKLQLRSGDFRQEKPVAGIAEVTVANVDANTLRVTVTGEAFAPAVELFDSTKEGLVFGVTPSTSTAQQPTTTPEQKPSQPSASGNKPIELVVTGEQDGYRVPDASTATKTDTPLRDIPASIQIVPRQVLQDQKAVRLQDALQNVSGVTQAGNYGGTGAARYIIRGFEQDGNFRNGFRDADFFTLSEIANLEQVDVLKGPASVLFGEAEPGGIINLVTKQPLSEPYYAADFTAGSYGFYRPTFDISGPLNADKTLLYRLNVAYQNSGSFRDFVDTERIFIAPSLTWKIDTNTTLNLDFEYLNNNTQFDRGIVAIGNRPAPIPISRFLGVPGENDSKTTAYRAGYRLEHQFSKNWQLRNALSITINKVNDFRAEPGDLIDDRFLDRNFTNGKFETDNYSLQTEVIGKFATGSIIHQPLLGIELNRSEGPLIFSRGILSPIDIFSPVNNSVIPTNPLTTFVNRQIRTDRLGIYLQDQITLLDNLKLLVGGRFDFTEQKNDNLLASTSISQSDQAFSPRVGLVYQPIPPISLYASYSSSFVPNIGTSVNGSTFDPAQGTQYEVGVKADLSNRLSATLAAYQITKTNVLTTDPNNLDFSIQVGEQRSRGVELDVAGEILTGWKIIASYAYTDAQITKDNDYAVGNLLESVAKNTVSLWTTYEIQRGSLQGLGFGLGLYYVGDRQGDLDNSFVLPSYFRTDAALYYKRNNWKAAINIKNLFDERYYESSQGRDTIYPGAPLTVLGTISWEF